In the Deinococcus radiophilus genome, one interval contains:
- the hutH gene encoding histidine ammonia-lyase translates to MILDKQLTLGGFIAVVRGGETVELSEAARERIAKARAIIERIVEGDAAIYGVNTGFGRFENVQIDRQQLAQLQHNLIVSHAIGLGEPLPGEVVRGMLLLRAQSLALGHSGVRPEVVELLLALLNADALPVVPAQGSVGASGDLAPLAHLTLGLLGLGEMMYGGEVRPAAEVLRELGLDPLTLQAKEGLALINGTQLMGSLLALAMHDTRTLLHTANLAAAMTVEAKYGSHRPFGADVVGLRPHPGAVAVAAELRDHLRDSEIAPSHLTGDGRVQDAYSLRAVPQVHGASLDALEHAERVLQTEFNSVTDNPLIFPDTGEVVSGGNFHGQPLAVTIDVLKVAVAELGSISERRTEQLLNPALSGLPAFLTPQGGLSSGFMIAQYTAAALVSENKVLAHPASVDSIPTSANQEDHVSMGAHGARQLREIVENVAGVLAIELACAAQGLDFQYARQPLAPGIGVDRAWKALRTRMPPLEEDRYFRPEVLRVRGAVLSGELLAAARGE, encoded by the coding sequence ATGATTCTGGACAAACAACTGACCCTGGGCGGCTTTATCGCCGTGGTGCGCGGCGGCGAAACGGTGGAGCTGTCCGAAGCCGCCCGTGAGCGCATCGCCAAAGCCCGCGCCATCATCGAGCGCATCGTGGAAGGCGACGCGGCCATTTATGGCGTGAACACCGGCTTTGGCCGGTTCGAGAACGTGCAGATTGACCGCCAGCAGCTGGCGCAACTGCAACATAACCTAATCGTGTCGCACGCCATCGGGCTGGGCGAGCCGCTGCCCGGCGAAGTGGTGCGCGGAATGCTGCTGCTGCGGGCGCAGAGCCTGGCACTGGGGCACAGCGGGGTGCGGCCCGAGGTGGTCGAACTGCTGCTGGCCCTGCTGAACGCTGACGCGCTGCCGGTGGTCCCGGCCCAGGGCAGCGTGGGTGCTTCAGGCGATCTGGCCCCGCTGGCCCACCTGACGCTGGGCCTGCTGGGACTGGGCGAGATGATGTATGGCGGCGAGGTGCGCCCCGCTGCCGAAGTGCTGCGTGAGCTGGGGCTAGACCCGCTGACCTTACAGGCCAAAGAGGGACTGGCGCTTATCAACGGCACGCAGCTGATGGGTTCATTGCTGGCCCTGGCCATGCATGACACCCGCACGTTGCTGCACACCGCCAACCTGGCCGCCGCCATGACGGTGGAGGCCAAATACGGCTCTCACCGCCCGTTCGGAGCGGACGTGGTGGGTCTGCGCCCGCATCCCGGCGCGGTGGCGGTGGCCGCCGAGCTGCGTGATCACTTGCGTGACTCCGAGATCGCGCCCAGTCACCTGACCGGCGACGGGCGAGTGCAGGATGCCTATTCCCTGCGGGCCGTGCCGCAGGTCCACGGGGCCAGCCTGGATGCACTGGAACATGCCGAACGGGTCCTGCAAACCGAGTTCAACTCGGTCACAGACAACCCACTGATTTTCCCCGACACGGGCGAAGTCGTCTCTGGCGGGAATTTCCACGGGCAACCGCTGGCCGTGACGATTGACGTCCTGAAGGTCGCCGTCGCCGAACTGGGCAGCATCTCCGAGCGGCGCACCGAGCAGCTGCTCAACCCGGCGCTGAGTGGGCTGCCTGCGTTCTTGACCCCTCAGGGCGGTCTGAGTAGCGGCTTTATGATCGCGCAGTACACCGCCGCTGCCCTGGTCAGTGAGAACAAGGTACTGGCTCACCCTGCCAGCGTGGACTCTATCCCTACTTCTGCCAATCAGGAAGATCATGTCAGCATGGGCGCACACGGGGCGCGGCAGCTACGCGAGATCGTGGAGAATGTGGCCGGGGTACTGGCGATCGAACTGGCCTGCGCGGCGCAGGGCCTGGACTTTCAGTATGCCCGCCAGCCGCTTGCCCCCGGCATCGGCGTAGACCGCGCCTGGAAAGCCCTGCGGACGCGGATGCCCCCGCTGGAGGAGGACCGCTACTTCCGCCCCGAAGTGCTGCGGGTACGTGGGG
- a CDS encoding GNAT family N-acetyltransferase, translating into MSRLPSGYTVRPGTPADLPGVAGLLSAAHPERPVSLETLQRWDAGRSSEEPFQRLLIECGGRLVAFSETGVPREEDHPGWLSVEVVTLQPPLAPDLLDMAGEYARSQGAHTLMTTLHEDWWERPFYGQRGYHEHDRLWPSSLNMTGLDMGRFGEALMRATALGVTLRPLSSFTALADFGDVEALQRRLFSLQSAIERDVPSAVPMSEWTFETWQRHMLPTIVPGAEVWLAVSPEGDWVAMTGPLRPMPERSATLHNGITGVLRPWRGRSLALVLKLAAVRWALNQGYQHLRTTNHARNTPMLRINDHLGFVRETARLVLIRELQ; encoded by the coding sequence ATGTCGCGTTTGCCCTCTGGTTACACCGTCAGGCCCGGTACCCCCGCCGACCTTCCGGGGGTGGCTGGGTTGCTGAGCGCCGCCCACCCCGAGCGGCCCGTCAGCCTGGAAACCTTGCAGCGCTGGGACGCGGGCCGCAGTTCAGAGGAGCCTTTTCAGCGCCTGCTGATAGAGTGCGGCGGGCGGCTGGTCGCCTTCAGCGAAACGGGTGTTCCCCGCGAAGAAGACCATCCCGGCTGGCTGAGCGTGGAGGTTGTGACCCTGCAGCCCCCCCTGGCTCCTGATCTGCTGGACATGGCCGGAGAGTACGCCCGCTCCCAGGGTGCCCATACCCTGATGACGACTTTGCATGAAGACTGGTGGGAGCGGCCCTTCTATGGGCAGCGCGGCTACCACGAACATGACCGCTTATGGCCCAGCAGCCTGAACATGACCGGTCTGGACATGGGCCGTTTCGGGGAAGCACTAATGCGGGCGACAGCTTTGGGCGTAACGCTGCGCCCGCTGAGCAGCTTCACGGCGCTGGCCGATTTCGGTGACGTAGAGGCCCTTCAGCGGCGGCTCTTCAGCTTGCAAAGCGCCATAGAACGGGACGTGCCCAGTGCCGTGCCGATGAGCGAGTGGACTTTTGAAACCTGGCAGCGGCACATGCTCCCGACAATTGTTCCCGGGGCCGAAGTGTGGCTGGCGGTGTCCCCGGAGGGCGACTGGGTGGCCATGACCGGCCCACTGCGTCCCATGCCCGAGCGCTCCGCTACGCTGCATAACGGCATCACCGGGGTACTGAGGCCCTGGCGCGGGCGTTCGCTGGCGCTAGTCCTGAAGCTGGCGGCGGTGCGCTGGGCGCTAAACCAGGGCTACCAGCACCTGCGCACCACCAACCATGCCCGTAACACGCCCATGCTGCGCATTAATGACCACCTGGGCTTCGTGCGCGAAACGGCGCGGCTGGTGCTTATTCGCGAATTGCAGTAG
- the hutI gene encoding imidazolonepropionase codes for MTETLFTDISQLATPASGLQRGAAMRGLSVTENAALLVRDGVIAWTGQAADAPQAEQTISLGGRAVVPGLVDPHTHAVWAGDRLADWDAKLSGATYEEILARGGGIRSTMRATAAATVDELVALARPRLAALRCSGATTIEVKSGYGLDPEAELRMLRAVRELRREFDLSPTLLIHVPPETGRAEYVQEVCRHLIPQAAEMGLANAVDVFTEKEAFTVEETRALLEAAQSTGLHTKLHADQFHAIGGTELACELGALSVDHLEASGPEQIAALAASDTVATILPGVTLHLGLPAAPGRKLIDAGAAVAIGTDLNPGSSPLFSTQFALALGVRLCGLTPAEALTACTVNAAAALGLTDRGSLSKGQRADFCVLEGADWREVAYVLGGNVVAEVWCGGVRATAIRE; via the coding sequence ATGACCGAGACGCTTTTTACCGATATCTCCCAGCTGGCTACGCCCGCCAGCGGCCTTCAGCGTGGCGCAGCAATGAGAGGGCTGAGCGTGACAGAGAACGCCGCGCTGCTGGTGCGTGATGGCGTCATCGCCTGGACCGGCCAGGCGGCGGACGCGCCCCAGGCCGAGCAAACCATCAGCCTGGGCGGGCGAGCGGTGGTGCCAGGGCTGGTGGACCCCCACACCCACGCGGTCTGGGCCGGAGACCGCCTGGCCGACTGGGACGCCAAATTGAGCGGGGCCACCTATGAGGAAATCCTGGCCCGTGGCGGAGGTATTCGCTCTACGATGCGGGCCACGGCTGCCGCGACTGTGGACGAGCTGGTCGCCCTGGCCCGGCCCCGACTGGCAGCGCTGCGCTGCTCCGGAGCGACGACGATAGAGGTGAAAAGTGGGTATGGGCTGGACCCGGAAGCCGAACTGCGAATGCTACGGGCCGTGCGCGAACTGCGCCGCGAGTTCGATCTGAGCCCTACTTTGCTGATTCATGTGCCGCCTGAAACGGGCCGCGCCGAATACGTGCAGGAGGTGTGCCGCCACCTGATTCCACAGGCCGCCGAAATGGGATTGGCGAACGCGGTGGATGTCTTTACTGAGAAAGAAGCCTTTACGGTAGAAGAAACCCGCGCCCTTCTGGAAGCGGCGCAGAGTACGGGCCTGCACACCAAGCTGCACGCCGACCAGTTCCATGCGATTGGTGGAACCGAGCTGGCCTGCGAACTGGGTGCGCTGAGCGTGGATCACTTGGAGGCGAGTGGCCCGGAGCAAATTGCCGCGCTGGCTGCTTCGGATACGGTGGCGACCATCCTCCCGGGGGTCACCCTGCACCTGGGCCTGCCCGCTGCACCGGGCCGGAAACTGATCGACGCCGGGGCCGCGGTCGCCATCGGCACGGACCTGAATCCCGGCAGCTCGCCGCTGTTCAGTACACAATTCGCCCTGGCCCTGGGCGTACGGCTGTGCGGTCTGACTCCCGCCGAAGCCCTGACCGCCTGCACCGTGAACGCGGCTGCAGCGCTGGGACTCACTGACCGGGGCAGCCTGAGCAAAGGACAGCGGGCCGATTTTTGCGTGCTGGAAGGAGCCGACTGGCGCGAGGTGGCGTATGTGCTGGGCGGGAATGTGGTGGCCGAGGTGTGGTGCGGGGGTGTGCGGGCTACTGCAATTCGCGAATAA
- a CDS encoding arginase family protein translates to MTHPTHLPYGGIPTFARAPLVDPSGDWHADVAALGIPFDIALGFRPGARFAPRALREASLRSVPPFTGLDGITRLAGVTFADAGDVVLPSLEPELAHDRITEAARQVRSRCRLPVFLGGDHSVSYPLLQAFDDVEALHVVQLDAHLDFTDVRNDTRWSNSSPFRRAAEALPNLFHISTIGLRGLRFDPEAVAAARARGHTLTEMREVDADFIGVLEGLPMGQNVYLSIDVDGFDPAVIPGTSSPEPDGLSYAQGAALMAATARRNHIVGLDLVELAPNLDPSGRSELLMARLIMETLCAVWEGEA, encoded by the coding sequence ATGACCCACCCCACCCATCTCCCCTACGGCGGCATTCCTACCTTTGCCCGCGCCCCACTGGTTGACCCCAGCGGCGACTGGCACGCTGATGTGGCCGCGTTGGGGATTCCCTTTGACATCGCGCTGGGCTTCCGGCCTGGGGCGCGCTTTGCGCCGCGGGCGCTGCGGGAAGCCAGCTTGCGCAGCGTGCCGCCCTTTACCGGACTGGACGGCATCACCCGGCTGGCAGGAGTCACCTTTGCCGATGCAGGCGATGTGGTGCTGCCCAGCCTGGAGCCGGAACTGGCGCATGACCGTATTACCGAGGCGGCGCGGCAGGTCCGGTCCAGATGTCGGCTGCCCGTCTTTCTGGGTGGTGATCACTCTGTGAGTTATCCACTGCTGCAGGCCTTTGACGATGTGGAGGCTCTGCATGTCGTTCAGCTCGACGCCCACCTGGACTTTACCGATGTCCGTAACGATACGCGCTGGAGCAATTCCAGTCCTTTTCGCCGGGCCGCCGAGGCGCTGCCCAACCTGTTTCATATCAGCACCATTGGCCTGCGCGGCCTGCGCTTCGACCCCGAAGCAGTCGCAGCCGCGCGGGCGCGGGGACACACCCTGACCGAAATGCGCGAGGTAGATGCGGATTTTATCGGCGTCCTTGAAGGCTTGCCTATGGGGCAGAACGTGTATCTCAGTATCGACGTGGACGGCTTTGATCCGGCGGTGATTCCAGGGACCAGCAGCCCAGAACCTGATGGCCTCAGCTACGCGCAGGGAGCGGCGTTGATGGCGGCCACGGCCCGGCGAAACCATATCGTGGGGCTGGATCTGGTGGAACTGGCCCCGAACCTGGATCCATCCGGGCGCAGTGAACTGCTGATGGCACGGCTGATCATGGAAACGCTCTGCGCCGTGTGGGAAGGAGAGGCATGA
- a CDS encoding DinB family protein: MKALPLSYSDHFQPGNLEGFSPQISLLVHSLEYVRTNTLHAVNGLSTAELDTQVLPGGNTIGMLLAHFAGTEHGYGRLTFDGRTDGFDRPENVLGEAGRAAFQGQELDFYLARMAQVRAQTLAELSQRDDDWLSAGLPPELDLFGVPTNHHWCWFHVMEDELRHQGQITILRKELERRAADA; encoded by the coding sequence ATGAAGGCGCTGCCCCTCTCCTACAGCGACCACTTCCAGCCGGGTAATCTGGAGGGGTTCAGCCCTCAGATCTCCCTCCTGGTCCACAGCCTGGAATATGTCCGGACCAACACCCTGCACGCCGTCAACGGCCTGAGCACCGCAGAGCTGGACACCCAGGTGCTGCCCGGCGGAAACACCATCGGGATGCTGCTGGCGCATTTTGCCGGAACCGAACACGGCTATGGCCGTCTGACCTTTGACGGACGGACCGATGGATTTGACCGTCCGGAAAACGTCCTGGGCGAGGCGGGCCGCGCCGCTTTCCAGGGCCAGGAACTGGACTTTTATCTGGCGCGAATGGCGCAGGTCCGCGCCCAAACCCTGGCAGAACTGAGCCAGCGTGATGACGACTGGCTCAGCGCTGGCTTGCCACCTGAACTGGATCTGTTTGGTGTTCCGACCAACCATCACTGGTGCTGGTTTCATGTGATGGAAGACGAGTTGCGCCATCAGGGGCAGATCACCATTTTGCGTAAGGAACTGGAGCGCCGGGCGGCGGACGCCTAA